CTAGTTTCTGCTGCTGGGACACGCGTTTCTACGCGGTGATACTAATTAATAGTTACTTACACTAAACCAAGAGTAATCTAATGACCTAGTTGGGTAGGTTCTAGAGAGAACAAAAGTATTTCTCACttttacaaaagatttagggaaagttacaaaaaaaaaaaaaagggatcacaaatctattacaattatgtcaattcaatcataaatcatatttttttgccagtttaagtcttaaacattttacatttgtgccaataaAATTCGTTCGGCTGACTTTTGCCGACTGGGTTGACATGGACACCAGCCAGCGCTATCGACGcaatttttaatactattttaaatttttaaattttctttctcctttttcttccgTTCGGTCGACAGATTAACAAAAGGATTAGGACTgaaatggcaaaaaaagaaatttcaagattaaattgacatgattgtaatagatttaagactttttgataattttcccaaggattCGTGATTAGAAAAAGGAGAGGACTATTTAAATATTTGACAAGGGGGTATAAGTTACCTTGGTGAAAATTTTTCCGTGACAGATTTTATTGAAATCCTTGTCTAACAATCTCCTATGGAAAATTACCTTTGAGGTCACTTAGGGtgtgcatgaaaacacttcagaaattgcattttttCGCTGGAAGTCCATCCGgtagagaaatgtgtttgataaaatcctgatcgaagtagaaatctgtttggcaaaaaaattaacttatggtaagatttttcacttatggcaggatttttcacttctgataggatttttgaccaattttgagaagtaaaaaattttaacttctcggcttcataatcacttcttggaccacacccgcctccgccAACCACCGTTGCTGtgaccgccgaccaccaccgacgACGACCATCGccgtcgaagattttgttaataatgtttcaaaagtagaaatttttaaccgttatcaaacaaatttttctgatcagaagccaatccggagtagaagtagaaaaattaatttctacttctgaagagaagtagagaaatcaacttctgatcagaagttgatttctcatggagaagtattttcatgcgcacccttaggtATCGGGCACGGGTTATTTATTGAAAGACGAACGCATTATTTAATCACCCACGGGGAAGTCGTAGCAAAATCTGTGTCGTTGTCTACACGAGAAAGGCTAAAAACACCAATTAAAGAATCAATTCGCTTGTCATAATCTTAATCATTTCGTTTTAGCTTTTGGTTTTGCTGtgcttttaagaaaaatatggtGCCGTAGGCCGATTACATGCTTAACCCAAACCGTGCAAAGCGCATGACCCGTCGACAGCACATGTGACGACTTCCTCCGGTTTTAGGCACCGTCGCGAGGGTAACTTGGCAGCTCGGGGAGCTGCCGACGAAGTCGACTCATGACTCGAGCCGTGCCGAATGAAAAAAGGTCCTTTTTGGCTCGGCATAATCACCTCATTAAGCAAAAAAACATGTACAATCCGAAAGGAGGAGTAAGGAGCGGGTAACGTGCATAGGTGGACCACGGGTGGGTTCTCTTCCTTTTGGCTCGGTCCTGGGAAGACTCGTCAGCGGAAAAAAGTCGCAAGTTGGCTAAAGTCTCGTCCATGAGCAGTTTGTTTGTCGGGTGCAATGCATCCGATGCGTGCGAGCCCAATTTCAGGTCGAATCGCAGGATTCGCACGTGGAGCTTGCGTTATTCGTCGGATGCCGTCGAGGTTTTTCACCGACGCATCATGGAAAATAGCATTCGCCCGCACCCGTAGAATGTGTCTAAACTAAATTTGATCGGTAGATGAGCATTGACAGAGTGGTCGATCATTAGATCGGACAATACTTATGTAGATGCCCTCTCGGAATATAGAAAAGCCATCCATAATGTTTGCAAACATGATCAAGCCGGGACGAAATAAATTGACCTAAGAAGGATGCCTAAACAGGAAATCGCATGCTCAAACAGGAGTTTgggaaaattaattttattcaaAGTGTTTCAATTAGCAATTAATGAAGTAGTTATTTACGTGTATCCGTAGAAAGAGGAACGTTAGAAGAGGTCGATGTTGCGTGATCGATGATATACACATTCGTCCACGGATGTATCGTAAAGGATATGAGGGATCGGGATCCTTCAAAGTGAAAGAAGTGAAAGATTCTCTTACCTCGTATTCCAAATGGAAACGAGGTCATTTGTGGGCGAAAAACTAggattgcaaaagaaaattaccttcaccatcttctctcGAAAGATGGTAAAAGGCAAGGGTATACAACTAGATTGGATTTACTTGAAAATCAAATCGGACCATCCGAAAAACAGGTCTAGGTACCGATTCCTGTTCAAACTGTTCCGGGCACAGGTTCTAATTTTCGAAAACCGGTTGGAACTGGTTCGGTTCCTAGTTTCAAGTGAAGATCCACATAAGAATCGAACTAGTTTTGGAATAGATGTTGAgctactgttaaaaaaaaaaaagtagtctCACTCATATCACCTCTTCTGTTTTTTGTGGGCAATTTCTATTGCTTATGTTAAAGATTATTACTTTTGACAGATATCGAGTTTTATTACTTAGCATTTTCactttgaatcgtttcattgcaacttatattattttgctggaaaaaatgaaattagaaagaaaaaaaaaggtttttaggCGGACTCTGGAACCGGATCGAAAAAATGGTAGGTTCCAAAATGGATTCCAGGATAAAAAAGGTAGGATCCAGGTTTCAAAAACTAGGAATCGGTTATAAAAAAGTAGATTTCGGGTTTTAGGTATGGAATCTACCCACTTggaccatgctcacctctaataAAAAAGGATTTCATGTAACCCTAAACAATAAGATCAATGAAAATACCACctcatttttatttgaaaattgattatataacagtCTTTAGCTAACTGTAACACTAATCATCTGTTTGAAccacaaataataataataataataataataataataataataataataagttaaaaaattattgtgggatctattcttaaaaaaaatttgtgacttATAAAATGCCGTTATTTTTACGGTCATTGAATAACTATTATGccggtaattttttctttttaatttttggtcaaGTACCCGATCGAAATTCAGTCGTACATCACGACGCGCCCTGTAAACAGAAGTGATTCCTTGGTCGCAGATTGACGGGGCAAAAGGTTCGATTGAGTCGGGAGATTTGCAAAATCTTGGCAGGGAAGCATTCGCACGGGAGCCCCCTGTTTCCGGAAAGTTCTCCAGTGTATTTGGTTCGgggtggaaaaaaagaagaagaaaacggtGAAATTTTCTGGTAAGCTGATCGACCGTCCTTTGAATTAAGAATCTACAAACGTACGTTCAAATGAGTAAAGTAATGGGCCGTACACGATCATGAGGAACTTGGGTctgggtcctttttttttttttttttcttctggaaGATCATTGACAAAAAGGTCTCTAAAACACGTGATGGATCGGATTACGAAAACGACCTTTGCTTGTAAGCAAATCCCAAAAGCTCACTCTTAACTCTCAGCGCTTATCGCACTCGCCGTTGCTCGGGATCTCTATGAAAATGTCGCGTGCATGACAGACATGGACGACATGATTTTTGCTAATCTTCCTGTTCTCTAATTGCTGAAACCAAGCTATTACAAATTTCCCTTCCAGTGCGTCGGTGGTGTTCGAGGGGAGTTACTTTACATAACATAAAAACTTCTGCttttgagatgccatgatcaaACTTACTTGTCAATTTAACTGATCGACCGACTTCATTGGTGCCATccatttgaaagttttttgttCAGTTATTGACAATCAGCAAcgtctctttcttctcttttttgagGCAAAAGAATTAAAACGTGGACGTGGCATTTTCATCGCGTTGAAACCTTGGAAATATGTTCGTCATGAGCTTTTGGCTTTCCAGCTAAGAATGGCAGAACCGATAGCTGGAAGGAGTGTTTTTTTCCCTACGAGGGGAGAGGTCGGTCCCCCGTTTTATAATTAACAACTAACCTCttaatttaggttaaatggTCGAGATCAAGTACCCCAGGAGGCGGAACGGCACAGGACACTACTGGGTCACGTACTGTAGTTACGAGAAAGGTCTTTCGAGGTTGTCTGTTGAGTGCTCCAAATTGTCCCCTTGGTCCCAGACTCTCAATTGTTTGTTGAAGCATAAATTGGATCGCGAACGAGACGTGAACGCAAGcctcaacttttcttttttgttttggagaCGAGAGATGAAATGGGAGAGGGGAGAAAGAAATCGGATCGGACGGCTGAGAGCGCCAGCATCCCGTGCAGGCTTATCTGCTCTGACTTGACTCTGCAATTGCTCGTTCGTTCATTCTCGAGCaagagcgagcgagagagtttaaaacaaaaaaaagagagagagagagttttttgagAGATTAGAAGAAGCGGGGCCAGCGCGCCATTAATGCTATTCTCccaactcctctctctctctctcttctttgagcTGCTGCATTAATCAAAACAAGCGGTAAGGTGTAATCTAACTAGCTTTTCCTGCTCAAaggtgttcttcttcttcttcttcttcttcttctctctatctctgaGGTCTTGTTGAGCTGCAAAAGCATCGTATAGAACAAGAAAGCCGACTCTTTTCTTCCTCCCACAGCTGCTTCTGTACTGGGTCTGCTGCAGAGAGTGGTGGGCAATCAGTTAGCGAGTTCTGGTAAAAAGGTTTGTTcattttctcctccttcctcgccCCCTCTCTTTGTTCACTATATACCTTTCTATCGTCTCCCGCTGTTGAAGTTTTAGTTTACTCGAGTTGAGGTGTGAGGTGAGAAGGTTTAGTCTTCCGTCTGTCTCGTTTAATTTCAAACTTGGGTTTGCATGCGAAGCCCCCTTTCCTCTTTCAGACCTCAGATCTGCTTCGTTCCGTTCTCGAGCTTTGGTAGCCATTGGTTTTTTTAACTTCTCTGTATAAAGGAGTGCTTTTGCGATCTGTAGGTGGGAGGGGAAGTGATTCTCGAAATTGAGTTTTGATGGGGATTTGCTTGAGCGCTCGCATCAAGGCTGAGAGCCCATATCACACAGGTACCAGATTTTTTGGTCACACTCTTTTGCTTTGTGTCTCTCATTTTCGTTGTCAAATGAGTGCCGATTGTGGAGTTGCTGCAAGCAGCTAGATGCAGCTgaattcttcttcctcttcttttctggtCGTTACTTTCTGTAagatcttttctttcctttactaACTAATTTTTCAGCTGCGTGCTGTCTATTGATGTTATTTTATTTCGGTGTGGTGGGGATGGAGTGGAATTTATGGCCATCGGTACATAGACATCCAATTTAGTTGAAGTGGGAGTGGTTGAATAGTTTGACCAGTTTCTAAGTGCTCTTTCTAGGCAGGTAGTGCTATGCTGGATACTCTTTTTCACCTCACACTTCCTCTAGTATGAATGCCCTGTGGACTTTGGCGAAGCAAGCTTTGTgcctttaaaattttctatgttGGTCTTGAGGAATTCTATTAGAAGTAGAGTGAAACAGTAAATTACTTGCCTGGCATCTCATGTTGAATTGAGTTGAACAGTTGATAGGGAAAACCTCACAGGCCAATTAATTCTTTTGATTGGAACCAACTGGACACAACGTAGATTTCTTTAGGCGTTCTGGGGAAATCGTAGTCCTAAAACTGTGCATGTTACTGGTTGAAAATAAGGTGTGGAAAAATGTTCTCCTTTCTATATCTCTTGCAGaatagatgaattttttttttctttcgccgTTTTTGCTGGGAATTGTCGATTATCTGGGAGTTGCAATGCCTGTTGAAACCTGTCAAATTCACTTGGGTATACGGACATGCATTTAGTAGCTCCCCCAATATCATGAGAGTTTTCCTGAAAGTTCTGCAAGGATACTTCGTATTGTTTTGCATATAATGGAAAGTATTACTTGCGCAGGGACAAATACAAAAAGCATTGGCACTAGCGAGAATGATCTGAGCAGCAATGGGAGCAAGGGTTCATCAGTTTCGGTGCCTCCAACTCTGAGGAGTGAGGGTGAGATTTTGCAGTCGTCAAATGTGAAGAATTTTAGCTATGCCGACGTCAGAATGGCTACTAGGAACTTCCGTCCAGATAGTGTTCTGGGGGAAGGTGGTTTTGGCTCGGTTTTCAAAGGGTGGATCGATGAGAATTCTTTTGCTGCGGCAAAACCCGGAACTGGTATGGTCATTGCAGTGAAGAGGCTCAACCAAGAAAGTTTCCAAGGTCATAGAGAGTGGTTGGTGAgtcaagattttccttttttgagaaacTAGGTAACACAGATGGTGATGTGAATGAGGCGGACAATTTAAATATGAATTCCAACTTCATTAGAAGTGGTGGTGCTTTCAAGCTTCATCTCCCAAACATTTTGCAACGAGAATATTGTTGAGGTTTTTGTTCCCCTATTTGTGTTGATCAAAGTGAGTCTCTGATCTGTTGTGCGCTAATAATGGTAATTTTGATAATGTAGGCAGAAGTTAATTATTTGGGGCAGCTTTATCATCCTCATCTGGTGAGGTTGATTGGGTACTGCTTGGAGGACGAGCATCGACTTCTGGTGTATGAATTTATGCCCCGTGGTAGCCTGGAAAACCATTTATTCAGGAGTGAGTTATTTGTTCCTGTCCCACTCATATTGCTGAGCAAATGTGGCTTTTGTTGATATTTCTTTGACAAGTTGGAATATCAGGAGGATCGTACTTCCAACCTTTGTCTTGGAACCTTCGGTTGAAGGTTGCACTTGGTGCTGCAAAGGGGCTAGCCTTTCTTCACAGCGCTCAGGCCAAAGTGATATACCGGGATTTCAAGACTTCTAATATCCTTCTCGATTCGGTATGTGAAGTTATAATGATTGTCACTGTCTTCTTGCAGAACAATAGTAATTACCTTCTCTTGCTACTATATTCTGGGTTAATGTCTTCTTTGATATCTTAACCATGGCTGATGCCAATTGATGTTTTGTTCCTTATTTGTGTTTTTGACTGTCTAATTGTTTTTCAACTATTGAAAAGCATTATTTTGTAATGGCAGAGTTACAATGCAAAACTTTCTGATTTTGGTTTGGCCAAGGATGGTCCAACCGGTGATAAAAGTCACGTCTCGACCAGAGTCATGGGGACTTATGGATACGCTGCCCCTGAATATCTTGCCACAGGTAATGTTGAAAGTCATAACTCCCTTAGTGACAAACTTCGGTTGTCCAGTCCGAGCTTCTTGCTCGTGTCAATCTACCAAATGCAACTTGCCCACTCTTATAGTGGACTAGTTCAACCCCACCATCGCTAGCTAAGCAAATACGGCATTTGCATGTGAATGAGTTTATTAAGAAAGTGTCTAGACCTCAAGTCGTAAAGGTCAGTCAAAGCCCCGAGCCGTCCAAAATAAGCAAAGCAAACAACTCTTtaccattttcatcttcaatcGAGCACCTTTGCAGAATTGCTATGACTACAATTGATTCTCTTTCAGACTTCTATTGGGCCTCGAAACTGGTTGGCAAACTTGGTCATCTAGGGAATCTTCTACCACGGTTGATTCagtgctttgattttttttttcccccacaaTTGGTTACTCATTTCTTTTCACCTCTTTTAGGTCATCTAACTGCCAGGAGCGACGTGTATAGCTTTGGGGTGGTCCTGCTAGAGATGTTGTCCGGCAGGAGAGCGGTCGACAAGAACCGTCCATCTGGGGAGCACAACCTTGTGGAATGGGCCAAGCCCTACTTGTCCAACAAACGCAGAGTCTTCCGAGTGCTGGACAATCGCCTTCAGGGCCAGTACATCATGGAAGAGGCCCACAAGACGGCTACGCTAGCTCTGCGATGCCTATCCATGGATGCCAAGTTCAGGCCTAGCATGGACGAGGTGGTCACAGCGCTGGAGCAGCTTCAGGATTCCAAGGTAAGCGAAAATGCTGGTATCAGCAGACCAAGCAGTGGGCAAAGAATTCGCAGACGGAGTGCCGATGATGTGAGCGCTCGAACAAGAGCTGTTGCGTACCCGAGGCCTTCCGCATCCCCTCTTTATGCATAGAAGGTCAGTGGGGGCGCAAGTCTCTTACTCTGTGACCTTCAGGGCGACTATCATATGCCGTTTTGTTTCTGTACAGTTTTTGGGCTAATGTATTTGTTGAATCTTTTTGGAGCCATTTTAAGTTAA
The genomic region above belongs to Rhodamnia argentea isolate NSW1041297 chromosome 6, ASM2092103v1, whole genome shotgun sequence and contains:
- the LOC115746037 gene encoding probable serine/threonine-protein kinase PBL9, which codes for MGICLSARIKAESPYHTGTNTKSIGTSENDLSSNGSKGSSVSVPPTLRSEGEILQSSNVKNFSYADVRMATRNFRPDSVLGEGGFGSVFKGWIDENSFAAAKPGTGMVIAVKRLNQESFQGHREWLAEVNYLGQLYHPHLVRLIGYCLEDEHRLLVYEFMPRGSLENHLFRRGSYFQPLSWNLRLKVALGAAKGLAFLHSAQAKVIYRDFKTSNILLDSSYNAKLSDFGLAKDGPTGDKSHVSTRVMGTYGYAAPEYLATGHLTARSDVYSFGVVLLEMLSGRRAVDKNRPSGEHNLVEWAKPYLSNKRRVFRVLDNRLQGQYIMEEAHKTATLALRCLSMDAKFRPSMDEVVTALEQLQDSKVSENAGISRPSSGQRIRRRSADDVSARTRAVAYPRPSASPLYA